The genome window CTGCCGTGGCGTTTTCTGACCCGCTCTCAGGCAGATGCCATTCTGAAGCTCGCGAATCAGTGAACCTGCCCGGCCATTGCACTGATTACCTGGTCTTCCAGCTGAATGCGTTCCGCAAGTGTTTCTCCGAGTGACGACAGGTCTGCAGCCAGGCATTCCAGAATTTCGCCATCACATTGCATCAGGTCAACACCTTCGTACTTGTCGTTAAAGCGCAGGATCATGTCTGTTGTCTGGGCAATACGCGGGTAAATACTGCCAGCCACCTCGATCACCGGTGTGCGACGTTCCAGTTTGTCCGATATGTAACGGTACAACTGGAAATGGGCACTGGCGGCATAATCGATCAGCGCCTGACAAAAGTCCTGTAATGCTTCACGCGTAACCTCATCCCCCTCGAATGGCTGGTGATTGGCCAGTTCGGAATAAAGCGATAGTGTTTCGGTGCGTGTCTTGACGAGCGTGGCCAGCTTTTCGCGGGAACGTCCCCGGCGTTCGGCGCCGGCGTTATATTCTGAGGGCATGTCAGCTCCAGTTATTTTAGTGTCTTGTTTCCGGTACCGATTCTAGTAAACCCGCCATACCGACCCGAGTCAAACGTCGAACCTCTGTCACCCGGACCGGCACCATCCAGCACCGCCATTTTCAGGATACTGAATTCTATCAGGTTTTCAATACTGGTGCAG of Thiogranum longum contains these proteins:
- a CDS encoding Rsd/AlgQ family anti-sigma factor, with amino-acid sequence MPSEYNAGAERRGRSREKLATLVKTRTETLSLYSELANHQPFEGDEVTREALQDFCQALIDYAASAHFQLYRYISDKLERRTPVIEVAGSIYPRIAQTTDMILRFNDKYEGVDLMQCDGEILECLAADLSSLGETLAERIQLEDQVISAMAGQVH